The sequence below is a genomic window from Hydractinia symbiolongicarpus strain clone_291-10 chromosome 10, HSymV2.1, whole genome shotgun sequence.
accaaaaacaGAAGACCAATCAAACAGCGAGGTAGAAAATCAtgctgaaaacaaaaatatcgaaACAAATCACGCAGATGTTAAATCAGAAGGATCAGCTGTAAGTAACTATCATAGTAACACTGTTCAATCAAACGATCCGTTATTTGAAAAGCATGCAAAAAATCAGGAGAACGAGCAAGAGTTTTCCTTTCAATTTGAAAAGCCTGTAAAAACCTCGGAACCTAAAGTTAATGTGAGttatgacaacaacattatggcacaacaacaacaacagctaaCCCCAAAAGAAGGCATGCAAAGTACGGAAGAACAACAGCATGCTATCGATCTAGAAAACGCGTTGAATCGTGCTGGGATATTTTCTGCTGATGAATCTCTCTTTCGATTCAGACCTGTTAAAAGTTACGCAGACATTATTGGGAAGAATAACGGACTCAATGCAGCAACTGATCAACTTATGACGGCGTCGACTGGTCATGTTCAACACAATGAAATGGATGAACCAGTAGTTAGACATGCTGATACAAAAAATACGAAGCTGTTCAATgaaactttaaacagtgaaGACGTCAGGGCGTTAGAAGACACTTTATTTAAAGCATTTCAGGAAAGAATTGTCAACAAAAATATAGATCGTGATGCTAATGGTGTACAACGGGTTAATGTAGAACGCAAGAAGCTAGATGATTCAAACACTGATGTAAAAAGTAGGGAGTCGCCAGCGATGGTTATAGACACCGCAAGCTTAAAAAGTGTACTTGAACAAGCATTAAGTAAAAGGCCTCTTAATGAAGTTGTTAATCATATGCCAACTAGTGCAATTGAAAGTAATTTGGAGGAGAAGCAATCCATATCAAACAGCATAACAAAAAGTAACGGGTTATCAGAAAAAGAACATGAAATATACAAACCACTAGATCTTTCAAACTCTGGCAAGAATATCTACATTCCAATGtcgaatattttaaatatgtttggaAAGCCATCAAACAGTTTAACTAACCGTGATTCAGAAAGGACATCAGCCATCAACTATATTGAAGAAAAGGCAAAACAGATAGACTCTCCATCTAAAAATTATCCTTCCTTCGATCAAGAGAGCATAAACAATTTTGAAGCCAAACTCAAGGGAAAAgctgaaaatgaaaaaagtccCATACAAGTCACAGTTGATGAAAATTACAACAGGGTGATGGAAAATGCGCAAGGTAACCAACTCCATGGTAGGGATCGGCAAGATCTATCAATACCAATTGAATCAGCTCCCATACCTCAAGTTTCTGATAAGCAAATGTACGACAAGATAAAGTAAGTTATGTCAACTTATATATTTACACAAAGTTTGCCCGAACGAAGTTATTTTTCcaattcaaaaacttctttaatttaaacaattttttagatCCCTACGGCGAAATTCTCTCTGTAATTCTAATCATTGAGATATTTACAATCGAtctatcttttcatttttgattttcaattgttttaatttttcaaagaaaCAACTTTAGAATATCCTGGAAATGTGTTCCCTGGATGATATAAGAAGAAtaatatttccattttttacCTTTCATGCTTTAAAATTCGAATTAAAGAGACTTCTCATAATTCGAATTTCTCTCTTACTAAAACGAAAATTGATCCCTTTTGAAATAAAGGGAACAAGGAGGTAAAGAGGTTTGGTTATCGGTTAGTTTTCTAAATGGTTAAGGTTAGGGTCAGGTTAAGGTTACTGTTAGTCCCCTTTGGGAAAGGATGACCAACAAGTATCCAATGGCTAAATAAAAAGTTGATACAGAGTTTTTAGTTCTGTTTACATTTCTTTCAGCGATTTGATCAAAGAAATCAATGCTATCAAAATGGAAATCGTGGCTATGAAGAGAAATAAAGTGTTTCGTTCTAGTTACAAAAAAAGTCTAGTCACAAAACTAAATATGAAAGAGAAGTTGCTCTCAGTATTGCAAGCGAAAAAGAATGAAATTACACGACCAAAAACTAGAAGAAACTATGTAAATAAACCAAAgtgaaagttttaaacaaagaaaacgCAGTTGAATGAAAAGTGAAAAAGATAGCAGCTTCTGCAGGAAACAATAACAGCTCCAACAAGAAATTTTACAGTTTGGATGGAAAAAACAGTGAATATTCAACATTTATGACATTGTAATCCTAACGGAATAGTTCTACCCAAGACGTGGTGATGAACAACCTCTTCCCGTGAATGTACTTTGTCTTATGCGTACTAGACGAAGAGAGATTTTACGTGAatcatttgtatatatattaagATTAAATTAAAAGGAAAAGTTTAACCTTATGTGGTGGATTCTACAGTTATCTAACTTAATCATAACTACCGATCCAATAGGGCTGAAACTTGGTGACGTTTACTTCCTATTGATTTGGCaacttttagttaaaaaaagtttgaaattccATTTAAGAAGTTGCCATGGCAACCATGTTACTAGTTTTTTTAAGCATTGTTTTTACTCCACTTCTGTATTGTTtcgaaaattaatttataaaggTAATAAAGTAGGaactatttagaaaaaaaatttctttgaaaccaataaaactaacaaaattgctgacatcagcaagtcTTTATTTTATCAATCAATTTCTTTTATGCTGTATCCAATAGCAATCATTCACAGGTTATTTAAGAAGGTTAAATTCACCCTCCTCTCAAGGTtattagatttaaaaaaagtccagggttaaattatattttatttatacagGAGTATACAAGCCCTGCCAATTTGATAAATAAATTTCGCTAATATCCATTTTATGTAATGTGATGCTCTCTATttcaagtttgtttttgttcgtTAGCTGTAAAATAACTGTAATTTGTCTTAATAATACAAGCGCATTTGAAAGTCTTGTTTCATTTTCGTTTTTTCATCCTTGTCGTTCATATCAAATTGAGAGAATGATAGATTTTTTCGCAAGATTTAATGCCCGCGAAATATTTTCGAGCACTTAAATTGCGAAAATTAAGGAGTAAGTAATGAATCATTTTTTGTATAGTTAACAGAAAATTGTGTTTTCATATATACAAAATCAACAAACCATTGTGAAACTAGACTCAGGAAGAAAACAGAtagaataaaatcaaaaaattgtgATTACTAATTCCACACTGTTTTGCTCTAAGCAAAATTTTGAAATCATTTAAACTTTTTCTGCGGACAGGAGCGAAGACTAATAAAAAACAGAATAATCAgcaaattaaccaatcaaatttaagAACTATTCTTATTCTTTTTCTATGAATCCGTTTTGTTCTTGGTTAAAAATCCGACTTCAAGTAATTTGTTGGTGAGATTACAACAGCCTGAGTATTATGTGACGTACGTTTAATTTCTTAACCTCTCCCGCACTAATTATCAATTTCAATAtgtgaaataaatatttataattacTTTAATAGTCAAGTCAGATCAAAGAAATAGTCGTTATATTTTCAGGGGGTATATACTGGAGGTTCATAAATTCAATAAAGGAATATGTATTAGTGATTTAAACCCTGGTTGTTATAGGAGTCAACCTGGTAAGTGGAGAGGTGCGTACCTATTTCAAACTTCTATTTCTGATAGAAATTTACTCTATTGAAAGGTCGACTGTACCTCACCAGCTTATACAAATTAAATTATACCCCCTGTACGCAGAAAATATGTTTATCTAGGAAATTTCCGATATCAGTGAAAAGAGCAAAATCTAAACGATTAAAAGTGAAAtgtgttttaaacaaaaattatttttgtagctATTGGTACACCTTTAACAAATTatgaaattatgaaaaatacTGAGCGGAAGCAATGTTAAAACTACCAGCAATTAAGTCTTCGAGAGGTGTTATTGCTCATAAAGTAGAAGAGACAATTTCGCATCAAAAAATTgacgaaaaaaaaacagttttgcaaACTGGTGACGCAGACGTCAAAGACAAAGTGCAGGAAAAATGCAAAGCTGGAGATAATAATGATTCTGCAAGAACGCATGCGCAGAAAGTTAAACCAACCaacaaattatatttaaaaacatgTGAGATCTTTCGTTCAGTACCTTTACATCAAGTATCAATATGTCTGCAGTATAAGAAACCATTCATAAATTTGAGGCATATGCACATATCAACAGCGGACTTCAAAGCATTGTTTTTTTGCTTACGTAGCAATAATCACGTGACAAAAATTAATCTTAAAGATACAAATTTAAATCGCGACGTTTTTGCTGATTTACAAATGTTGTTGAAGAAAAACTCATCTATCACAAACTTGAACTTATCATACAATAATTTCAGTGGATTGGGAGCTAAACTACTGGTCAACGTATTAAAAAGCTCGGCGGCTTTAACATCTTTAAAACTTCGATCAACATCTCTACGTGATGCAGATGCACTCTATTTATGTCGCGGTATAGATAAAAGCGAACATTTAAGAAGACTGGACTTGAGTCACAACTCATTTTGCGAACAAGGGGGTAAAGTGCTAGCAAAAATGATATTAACAAACAAAGGCCTAGAACACTTAGATTTGAGTTGGAATCATATTCGACTTTCCGGTGCATGCGCCTTGGCAAAATCACTTAAAAACAATAattgtttgcaaaaaatttcGCTTGCGTTTAACGGGTTTGGCGATGCTGGGGCTAAGTCGTTAAGCTGTTCATTGGTGCGTAACAAAACATTATGTTCTCTGAACGTTAGAGACAATAGGATCACAAACGAGGGCGCTTActacattgctgttggtttgtCTCAAAACAAAGCCTTAAAGGTTCTCGATATCAGTTCAAACCTGATTACCTCGAGTGGAGTCCAGTCGCTTTTGACGGGCGTAATTAAAGGTAATACCTTGAATGAACTTTACTTGCATAATACATCTCCTGACAAAACGTGCGAGAAAGCAATCCAGATTTTGCGTCAGCGAAACCCAGAGTTTCGCATAGAGCATGGAATGATGTGTACGTCCGAGCATGAGAATGAAATAAATGAAGACTATATCATAAGGCTTGAAGTACTTGAACTTATACGGCAGTACATGGTAAAAGAACGATTACGCATGttagatttatttaaaatctgGGACAAGCAGAAAGATGGGAAAATAACGAGTGATGAATTAATAGCAGGTCTTAATGATGCAGGTATCCCAGTAACAAAAGATATTCTGGAAAAAACATTTCGGAAATTGGATTCCGACCAAGACGGGTTTATTGATTTTGCAGAATTCAACGCTCTAtcatatttgaaataaaaaaatgtcggAAATTATTTATTGTAAGGTCTATATAAAGTAAAATGGCTACTCgtaaattgaaaaatattaacTGCACTGCACAAAATGGATTATTTCAATTTTACATCTCACTTTTTTAAGTGCAGTCAGCATTTTCTAGCCTCGAAACGTgtggtttaaaaaataattttatgttaaAGAAACTctaaaaataatcattttttagATTCTACACTGACATCCCAGTAactaatttttttcaacattgTAAGGGCGGGGCTGATTTATTGAAGACGGGTGTTTATTTGGGCTTATTTGGTGTTTATTTGGGcgtttactattttttttcaaaattggaAGGGGAAGAGTTTATTAGACATTACATTAGCAAGTCGAGAAAATAACAAATGCGCAATTTATTGTTTACAAATAATGAATTCTCATCATTTTTACTGTTTTCTTCTGCGGAGCAAATATCAGTTTATTTGGATAACATGACGTGATTATACTTCCAGGATTGTAACGGGAGACGCATGAGTAATACCAATCCGAAAGGTGTAAGCACGACTTTAGCTACTAACTCCATAGCGATTTGCTTACTTTTTTTGAGGCAGCCACAGGTTTTTTTGAGCTTCTAAACTTAGCTGAggattgttgttttttaataccATTTTTCCGCTTTGCATGTTCATTTGTGTTCTACCTAAACTATACGATCAAATTTACGAATGGCGATGAAAAGTTCAGTGTTCAGAAATAATTCGTTTCTTCGTAATTCTGCACATTACAttctttgtattatatttataagaaaatttaGACTAAGTgctatgttcttaatttttagatGAAATCTCTCGTGTAAACCCTTTTTTATTAACACACATAAAATGTTGGCTGAGGCCAAATGTTGTTAAGACCACCCGCGCATTACGAAGtccgatttaaaaaaaaacgtttactGTTATGAATATTTTGTTGTTCCGgattaaaaaatgtaataattttttcacatagCAAAACTTAGCATCCATTAACAAATTGAAAATTCGTTTCAAATGAATGAATTGAGTGAATGTCTTTTCTGTATAATTCAACTACCTGAATGATAACACTTCACCGTTGCGCTCAATTATTAGCGAAGAAGTTACAACAAATATTgaatacatttttttcaaatataacGCTAACGGAAATATATGTAGCATGCatattttatcaccacaaatATACAGATAAGTTATTTATTACTTTTAACAATCAAAAGAGCCTCAAACATAATCGAAAACAAGCTGAATAAAAATCCTCTAAGTTGGagctcaaaatttaatttattttacctCGCAGCGTTATCACTTTGAATGCGAATTCGAACGCAGCTAGaataaaaattgtaaagttgaatttaaaaacaaattttaataagCACTTCTATGCAGAAGAAATCTCTTAAAGCTGAAAAAGAAAGCGAAATAActgcgttttaaaaaaacttgtggTACTGGAGGTTACGTGGCTGTATCTTCGAAgtaagtaatttaaaaagtttaacgtTTCGCGCTAtagaattttaaatataaacaacaaatgCATTCGTGCGAATAGCAgtagttaaaattatattttaacatgATGTTGATTTCTATAATGCGTGTAaattttgtttagaatttttgaaaaatggacGTCCGCGTGTGTACAGACTGCAAACCGTTTGCGTTCAATGACATCCCTGCTACAGTTTACAAGCCGCATCCTAAGTTTAAACTTTTCGATAATGAAACTTTACAGATTAGTATTATTATTCCGAAAGAATCGCTTAAAGAATTTCTCCTTATTAgcgtttgttttattgtttggctttcattgattttaaaaatttattccaagGCTGTGCAAAGTAACATCCGAatccgaaaatgttttcatgcgACTTTAACTGTGGTGAATTTAATATGGATCGTAGCATGTTTGTTATTGTTGACCCAAAGTGTCGTCAGTGTTATCGGTCAGCGAATTAATCCGGATAGTATCCTGGCCTTATTTCCATGGTATATTGCAGCCATTATTTCTTGTTGTCTTATCGAGTTATTTGAAACATGCGTTACGAAAAAAAGCCCAAGTCAGCAATCTTTGTTTTTACAGCCATACCATCATCAAAAAATGGAAGAAgataaaattaaactttttgatGGTTATGGGGTGCATCATATATGAAAAATGTGTGGGAAGTTTGTattcatctttttttaaacatttttatcttgttgtttttttagtcTTTCTACAACTTATGTATCCTATTGCTGTTTGAAACATAATTTTATAAatcttattttatattttcataataAAAACGATGCTGAAAAACTACTACGGTGATAAAAAGTTAGGCAGAATTTATGCTCAAAATCCAGACTGTTCTGCTGTTGTCTGTCTTAAAGCTCAATAAATGcatcaataaatatttttaaaaaagcgcatAGTTATTGTTACCACTAGAATATCCTGGGTCAAATTTAATTAAGCTTAGTTATGCATAATACGACATTTGTAATCTGGCGTGCCAATGTGGTTTCATGGTTCGCTTCATAATCCTAAGATTTTCACCGCGCGGGCATATTTAGTCATTACTACAACTGGAGCAAAACCAATGTGAGGGGCTGGGCAATTTGGTATGCGTAATACCGATATACataatcattattattattatcattatttacCCAAGATAGCctctttaatttttaatggtATGTATAGTATTATGTTATATATATTATCGGATATTCGGGTTATCGGTTAGAGACAACggattgtttacttttttcggTTTACGCAATTATGGCGGACAGTCACTAGCAATGGGCCTTATTAAGTACGCGTTTTATATCTGTATTTGTATCTTGCGTTTTATGAGTCAAACACACGATATATGTTATCGATGAGGTTTCTGCGAAGTGGGCATTTAAACTAGCCATTTAAACTTCTGTTTGAGCTACGGAAgcttaactagacaaccgcctgaggtatcaatcctattctcatattGAACGCTGAACAGACAGGattgattcacacttttatagacTTTTGGAGTCTTGCAGTAGTAGAAGCCACTCTGGTTAAACTtactatt
It includes:
- the LOC130612042 gene encoding leucine-rich repeat-containing protein 74B-like, which encodes MLKLPAIKSSRGVIAHKVEETISHQKIDEKKTVLQTGDADVKDKVQEKCKAGDNNDSARTHAQKVKPTNKLYLKTCEIFRSVPLHQVSICLQYKKPFINLRHMHISTADFKALFFCLRSNNHVTKINLKDTNLNRDVFADLQMLLKKNSSITNLNLSYNNFSGLGAKLLVNVLKSSAALTSLKLRSTSLRDADALYLCRGIDKSEHLRRLDLSHNSFCEQGGKVLAKMILTNKGLEHLDLSWNHIRLSGACALAKSLKNNNCLQKISLAFNGFGDAGAKSLSCSLVRNKTLCSLNVRDNRITNEGAYYIAVGLSQNKALKVLDISSNLITSSGVQSLLTGVIKGNTLNELYLHNTSPDKTCEKAIQILRQRNPEFRIEHGMMCTSEHENEINEDYIIRLEVLELIRQYMVKERLRMLDLFKIWDKQKDGKITSDELIAGLNDAGIPVTKDILEKTFRKLDSDQDGFIDFAEFNALSYLK